Proteins found in one Paucidesulfovibrio longus DSM 6739 genomic segment:
- the rfbD gene encoding dTDP-4-dehydrorhamnose reductase, protein MNFFEGKKAIVLGGKTGLLGQALVRALHEAGAEVTATARSGLNPLNSEALNGFIDREEPALLFNAVAHTQVDMAEDEPEEAKALNASLPEKLGQLSQKMGFRLVHFSTDFVFDGRKETAYVEDDPTAPLSVYGKTKLQGEQKLLALGLDDLLIVRSAWLFGPGRDNFVSKILRLAKTRETLSVVHDQIGSPTYTPDLARHTLALVDAGAKGIFHVVNSGRASWCELAAEAIKIAGLNCRIEAIPSSAYPAKAVRPAFSQLDTGKLAEATGKTPRTWAQALRDYVYTDLADQFTEE, encoded by the coding sequence ATGAACTTTTTCGAGGGCAAAAAGGCGATCGTTCTGGGCGGCAAAACCGGCCTGCTCGGCCAGGCCCTGGTCAGGGCGCTCCATGAGGCCGGAGCCGAGGTCACGGCCACTGCCCGCTCGGGCCTGAATCCGCTGAACAGCGAAGCCCTGAACGGCTTCATCGACCGGGAGGAACCCGCCCTGCTCTTCAATGCCGTGGCGCACACCCAGGTCGACATGGCCGAGGACGAACCGGAGGAGGCCAAAGCCTTGAACGCCTCGCTGCCGGAAAAGCTGGGGCAGCTTTCGCAAAAAATGGGATTCCGGCTCGTGCACTTCAGCACGGACTTCGTCTTTGACGGGCGCAAGGAAACCGCCTACGTCGAGGACGATCCCACGGCCCCCCTGTCGGTCTATGGAAAAACCAAGCTTCAAGGGGAACAGAAACTGCTCGCCTTGGGGCTTGACGATCTGCTGATCGTCCGCTCCGCGTGGCTTTTCGGTCCAGGCCGCGACAATTTCGTATCCAAGATCCTTCGGCTGGCAAAAACCCGCGAAACCCTTTCCGTCGTGCACGACCAGATCGGTTCCCCGACATACACGCCGGACCTGGCCCGGCACACCCTCGCCCTGGTGGATGCCGGAGCCAAAGGGATATTCCACGTGGTCAACAGCGGACGGGCCAGTTGGTGCGAGCTGGCTGCGGAAGCGATCAAGATCGCCGGGCTGAATTGCCGCATCGAAGCGATTCCTTCCAGCGCCTACCCCGCCAAGGCCGTTCGCCCGGCGTTTTCTCAACTGGACACCGGCAAACTCGCCGAGGCAACCGGGAAAACGCCCCGAACCTGGGCGCAGGCCCTGCGGGATTACGTCTACACCGACCTCGCGGACCAATTCACCGAGGAATAA